The bacterium genome contains the following window.
CCGCGCAGGCCCGATGCCTTCACCAGTTCGACCAGCGCCGCCGGCTCCATTCCGCCGAGCGCCTGGCGCGCCGCCTGGTAGCCGCCGTCGCGTTCGTACACCTCGAGGCGCCGCAGATCGGGGACGTCCTCGTGCCGCAGCAGGATCTTCTCGCTCATCGGGACTGGAAGCGGTGTTGACGACCGGCAACCGCTCAGGCGGGCTCGGTCACCTCGCCGGCGAGTCGCTGTTTCGAGTGCTGAATCTTGCGTTGCAATGCCATCAGCCCGTCGAGGACCGCCTCCGGACGCGGCGGGCAGCCCGGCACGTAGACATCGACCGGGATGATGCGGTCGATCCCCGGCACGGTGGTGTAGTTGTCGTAGAAGCCGCCGGTCGAAGCGCAGGCGCCGAACGACAGCACCCACTTCGGCTCGGCCATCTGCTCGTAGACGCGCCGCAGGATCGGCGCCTGGCGGCAGGTGACGGTGCCGATCACCATCAGCAGGTCGGCCTGCCGCGGCGTGAAGCGCGGCAGCAGGGCGCCGAAGCGATCGATGTCGTAGGGCGACATCGTCAGGGACATGAACTCCATCGCGCAGCACGCCGTGGCGAAAGGGTACGGAAACAGGGAGAACTTCCGCGCCCACCCGACCGCCTTGTCGACGGTGGTGAGGATCACGCTGTCGTCGAGCAGCGCGTGCTCGTTCTTGCCGGGACTGATCTCCCGCAATTGCATGGCCGACGTGTATCGAGTGCTCCCTGGGGAGTCAACGCGGTGTCCATTGCGTTTGCCGACCTGCCCCACTATGGCCACCGCCATGTCCCGGTTCGCCGATGTGTCTGATCACAGCCGCTTCGCGCCCGAGAAGATGACCAAGAACAACCTCTTCACCACCGAGCGATTGTTCTGCGACGTCTACTGCTTCGAGCCCGGTCAGGAGCAGACCGCCCACACCCATGCGGGGTCGGACAAGGTCTACTACGTGCTCTCCGGCACGGCGTGGATCCGCATCGGCGACGAGGAGCGCGAGGCTCCGGCCGGAACCGCGGCGCTGGCGCCATCCGAGGTGCCGCACGCGGTTCGCAACCCCGGACCAGAGCGCCTGCAGGTGCTGGTGCTGATGGCGCCGAAGCCGCGCTGATCGCCAGCCGCCGCGACGGCTCGCCGCGCCCATCCTCGCTCCCGGGTCGCGTTGCGACCGCAAAACGCCGGTGCTACGGTCGCGGATCGTCTCGCGATTCGAAGGAGGCACCACTCGGCCATGGCTGTGATCCCCGCCACCCAACTGCGCGCCGGCATGCTCATCACGTACAATGGTGAGCTGCATCGGGTGACCAACGTCGTGCACGTCACGCCCGGCAACTGGCGCGGCATGGTGCAGACCAAGCTGCGCAACCTGCGCAGCGGCACCCAGACCGAGAACCGCTTCCGTTCGGAGGACAAGGTCGACCGGGTCACCCTCGAACAGCACGACATGGAGTTCCTCTACCAGTCGGACGACCAGTACCACTTCATGAACACCGAGAACTACGAGCAGTTGGCGCTCGATGCCGAGACGCTGGGCGATGCGACCCAGTACCTGATCCCGAATTTCCGCCTGATGGTGGAGTTCTACGACGGGCGGCCGGTCGCCGTGGCGCTGCCGAAGACGGTGGATCTGAAGGTCGTCGATACGGCGCCTGGAATGAAGGGCGCGACGGTGACGAATCAGCTCAAACCGGCGACCACCGAGACCGGTCTGGTGGTCAACGTGCCGCCCTTCATCGACGTCGACGACGTCATCCGCGTCGATACGGAGAACGGACAGTACCTGTCGCGCGCGAAGTGATCCGCGTCAGTCCGACACGAACGTGTGGCTGATGCTGTCATAGCGGTAGATGCGGCCGGTTCCCCGGCTCGATACCGCGGTACCCGTGAACGACATGGCGTCACCGACCATGTCCACGGTCACGGTCCCTGACACCGACGTCGCCGGTGTCGTGACCGTCGTCGGCCCCACGGCATTGAAGGTCACATACTGCTGGAAGGTGGCGTAGTGGGCCTCTTCCGCTTTGACGGCGTTGGCGAGGTCATGGATCGCCGCCGCGTCATAGGCCTGCTGCCGGTAGCGGCTCATCCCCTGAACCGCGATCGCGGCCAGGATGCCGATGATCGCGACCACGACCAGAAGCTCGATGAGGGTGAACCCAGCCTGCCCTGCGGGATTCTCGCGCTGCTCCTCGGCGTTCATGGCAGCAATTGTTGCAAGGAGCGTACCCGTTAGCAGGCATCGGCTATTGCACGTGCGCTGCCGAACACGGGTGCGGCAGGTGCCGGGATGACGAAAAACGTCACCGCTGCGTCCCGTCCGCGTGCCGGTGGGTGCCGCGCCGCGCCGTTCCGCCGTGCGATCTGACGTGCGGTCACGCCGGCTGCATCGCCCGCCGCAGGACGCGCACGTGATAGTCGATGC
Protein-coding sequences here:
- a CDS encoding NADH-quinone oxidoreductase subunit B, producing the protein MQLREISPGKNEHALLDDSVILTTVDKAVGWARKFSLFPYPFATACCAMEFMSLTMSPYDIDRFGALLPRFTPRQADLLMVIGTVTCRQAPILRRVYEQMAEPKWVLSFGACASTGGFYDNYTTVPGIDRIIPVDVYVPGCPPRPEAVLDGLMALQRKIQHSKQRLAGEVTEPA
- a CDS encoding cupin domain-containing protein; the encoded protein is MSRFADVSDHSRFAPEKMTKNNLFTTERLFCDVYCFEPGQEQTAHTHAGSDKVYYVLSGTAWIRIGDEEREAPAGTAALAPSEVPHAVRNPGPERLQVLVLMAPKPR
- the efp gene encoding elongation factor P, yielding MAVIPATQLRAGMLITYNGELHRVTNVVHVTPGNWRGMVQTKLRNLRSGTQTENRFRSEDKVDRVTLEQHDMEFLYQSDDQYHFMNTENYEQLALDAETLGDATQYLIPNFRLMVEFYDGRPVAVALPKTVDLKVVDTAPGMKGATVTNQLKPATTETGLVVNVPPFIDVDDVIRVDTENGQYLSRAK
- a CDS encoding prepilin-type N-terminal cleavage/methylation domain-containing protein; this translates as MNAEEQRENPAGQAGFTLIELLVVVAIIGILAAIAVQGMSRYRQQAYDAAAIHDLANAVKAEEAHYATFQQYVTFNAVGPTTVTTPATSVSGTVTVDMVGDAMSFTGTAVSSRGTGRIYRYDSISHTFVSD